One window of Salinibacter pepae genomic DNA carries:
- a CDS encoding helix-turn-helix domain-containing protein translates to MSDQEWIDTKTAAEILDMSPRGVRYLCANGEFEGAEKFGSQWRIPRAEVQPEE, encoded by the coding sequence ATGTCCGATCAAGAATGGATTGACACCAAGACAGCAGCCGAAATTCTCGATATGTCCCCCCGTGGCGTACGGTACCTCTGCGCTAACGGGGAATTTGAGGGGGCAGAGAAGTTTGGGTCCCAATGGCGGATTCCTCGTGCCGAAGTGCAGCCCGAAGAATAG